The Tenrec ecaudatus isolate mTenEca1 chromosome 6, mTenEca1.hap1, whole genome shotgun sequence genome has a window encoding:
- the HDAC7 gene encoding histone deacetylase 7 isoform X4: MTLPCVNMDVCSGPLCMPVCARSDGTQVSPGTHSPRPPGAGHLISGADTPGPQPQPMDLRVGQRPPVEPAPEPTLLALQHSQRLHQHLFLAGLQQQQQQRAVAPLRLSMDTPMPELQVGQQEQELRQLLNKDKSKRSAIASSVVKQKLAEVILKKQQAALERTVHPSSPSIPYRTLESLEPDGATRTMLSGFLPPVPSLPSDPPEHFPLRKTVSEPNLKLRYKPKKSLERRKNPLLRKESAPPSLRRRPAETLGDSSPSSCSTPASGCSSPNDSEHGPSAILGPEADADRRTHPTLGPRGPVLGSPHTPLFLPSGLEPEVGGTLPSRLQPILLLDPSVSHAPLLTVPGFGPLPFHVAQSLLTTERLSGSGLHWPLSRTRSEPLPPSTTAPSPLGPLQPLLEQLKPHVQLIKRPAKPSEKPRLRQIPSAEDLETDGGSGGQVGGDSLEHRESNQGQPEARRPLPLHPHQQVFLWEQQQQQQQRLAGRLPRGGPGDSVLLPLAQGGHRPLSRTQSSPAAPVSLPAPEPASQARSLPSSDTPSRSLPFTTGLVYDSVMLKHQCSCGDNSRHPEHAGRIQSIWSRLQERGLRGQCECLRGQKASLEELQSVHSERHVLLYGTNPLSRLKLDNGKLAGLLAQRMFVMLPCGGVGVDTDTIWNELHSSNAARWAAGSVTDLAFKVASRELKNGFAVVRPPGHHADHSTAMGFCFFNSVAIACRQLQQQGKASKILIVDWDVHHGNGTQQTFYQDPSVLYISLHRHDDGNFFPGSGAVDEVGAGSGEGFNVNVAWTGGLDPPMGDPEYLAAFRMVVMPIAREFSPDLVLVSAGFDAAEGHLPPLGGYHVSAKCFGYMTQQLMNLAGGAVVLALEGGHDLTAICDASEACVSALLGNKVDPLTEEGWKQKPNLNAIRSLEAVIRVHSKYWSCMQRLASCPEAWVPRVPRADPEEVEAVTALASLSVGILAEERSSERLVEEEEPMNL, from the exons ATGGGACCCAGGTGAGCCCGGGCACCCACTCTCCCAGACCGCCTGGTGCAG GCCACCTCATTTCCGGTGCAGACACGCCAggccctcagccccagcccatggATCTGCGGGTGGGCCAGCGGCCCCCCGTGGAGCCTGCTCCGGAGCCCACCCTGCTGGCCCTGCAGCACTCCCAGCGCCTGCACCAGCACCTCTTCCTCGCCGGcctgcaacagcagcagcagcagcgtgcCGTGGCACCCCTGAGG CTCTCCATGGATACACCGATGCCTGAGCTGCAGGTGGGGCAGCAGGAGCAGGAACTGCGGCAGCTTCTCAATAAGGACAAGAGCAAGCGGA GTGCCAtagccagcagtgtggtgaagcagaagCTGGCCGAAGTGATTCTTAAGAAGCAGCAGGCAGCACTAGAGAGAACCGTGCACCCCAGTAGCCCTAGCATTCCGTACAG AACGCTTGAGTCCTTGGAGCCCGATGGGGCCACCCGCACCATGCTCAGCGGCTTTCTGCCTCCCGTGCCCAGCCTGCCCAGTGACCCCCCAGAGCACTTCCCGCTGCGCAAGACAG TCTCTGAGCCCAACCTGAAGCTGCGCTACAAGCCCAAGAAGTCCCTGGAGCGGAGGAAGAACCCGCTCCTGCGGAAGGAGAGCGCTCCCCCCAGTCTGCGAAGGAGGCCCGCGGAGACCCTTGGGG acTCCTCCCCCAGCAGCTGCAGCACACCCGCGTCGGGGTGCAGCTCGCCCAACGACAGTGAGCACGGCCCCAGtgccatcctgggccctgag GCTGATGCGGATCGCAGGACTCATCCAACCCTAGGGCCCAGGGGGCCGGTTCTGGGGAGCCCCCATActcccctctttcttccctctggTCTGGAGCCCGAAGTTGGGGGCACCTTGCCGTCACGTCTACAGCCCATTCTCCTCTTGGACCCCTCTGTCTCCCACGCCCCGCTGCTGACTG TGCCCGGGTTTGGGCCCCTGCCCTTCCACGTGGCCCAGTCCTTACTGACCACCGAGCGGCTCTCTGGGTCAGGCCTCCACTGGCCGCTGAGCCGGACCCGCTCAGAACCCCTGCCCCCCAGCACCACCGCCCCCTCACCGCTGGGCCCCCTGCAGCCCCTCCTGGAGCAGCTCAAACCTCACGTCCAGCTGATCAAG agGCCGGCCAAGCCGAGTGAGAAGCCCCGACTGCGGCAGATTCCCTCTGCTGAGGACCTAGAGACAGATGGTGGGTCCGGGGGCCAGGTGGGAGGCGACAgcctggaacacagggaatccaaccaAGGGCAGCCGGAGGCCAGACGCCCCCTTCCCCTTCATCCCCACCAGCAG GTGTTCCTctgggagcagcagcagcagcagcagcagcgactGGCAGGGCGGCTGCCCCGGGGAGGGCCTGGGGACTCCGTGCTGCTTCCACTGGCCCAGGGTGGACACCGGCCCCTGTCCCGCACTCAGTCTTCCCCCGCTGCGCCCGTCTCACTGCCAGCCCCAGAGCCTGCCAGCCAGGCCCGCAGCCTTCCCAGCTCAGACACCCCCAGCAGGAGCCTGCCCTTCACCACGG GGCTGGTCTATGACTCGGTGATGCTGAAGCACCAGTGCTCCTGCGGGGACAACAGCAGGCACCCTGAGCATGCAGGGCGCATCCAGAGCATCTGGTCCCGGCTGCAGGAGCGGGGGCTCCGGGGCCAGTGCGAG TGTCTCCGCGGCCAGAAGGCCTCCCTGGAGGAGCTGCAGTCGGTCCACTCCGAGAGGCATGTGCTCCTCTACGGGACCAACCCGCTCAGCCGCCTCAAACTGGACAACGGGAAGCTGGCAG GGCTCCTGGCACAGCGGATGTTTGTGATGCTGCCCTGTGGCGGGGTTGGG GTGGACACGGACACCATCTGGAATGAGCTACACTCGTCCAATGCAGCCCGCTGGGCCGCCGGCAGCGTCACGGACCTCGCCTTCAAAGTGGCCTCCCGGGAGCTAAAG AACGGTTTTGCTGTGGTACGGCCCCCAGGACACCATGCAGACCATTCCACAGCCAT GGGCTTCTGCTTCTTCAATTCAGTGGCCATCGCCTGTCGGCAGCTGCAGCAACAGGGCAAGGCTAGCAAGATCCTCATCGTGGACTGG GACGTTCACCATGGCAACGGCACCCAGCAGACCTTCTACCAAGACCCCAGTGTGCTCTATATCTCGCTGCATCGTCATGACGACGGCAACTTCTTCCCCGGCAGTGGGGCTGTGGATGAG GTGGGGGCTGGCAGCGGCGAGGGCTTCAATGTCAATGTGGCCTGGACTGGAGGTCTAGATCCCCCCATGGGGGACCCTGAATACCTGGCTGCCTTCAG GATGGTCGTGATGCCCATTGCCCGGGAGTTCTCTCCAGACCTGGTCCTGGTGTCAGCTGGGTTTGACGCTGCCGAGGGCCACCTGCCCCCGCTGGGTGGCTACCACGTGTCTGCCAAAT GCTTTGGATACATGACGCAGCAGCTGATGAACTTGGCGGGAGGCGCGGTGGTGTTGGCCTTGGAGGGTGGCCATGACCTCACTGCCATCTGTGATGCCTCGGAGGCCTGCGTGTCCGCTCTCCTGGGCAACAAG GTGGACCCCCTGACTGAAGAAGGCTGGAAACAGAAACCCAACCTCAACGCCATCCGCTCCCTGGAAGCTGTGATCCGGGTGCACA GTAAGTACTGGAGTTGCATGCAGCGCCTGGCCTCCTGTCCAGAAGCCTGGGTGCCCAGGGTGCCCAGGGCAGACCCAGAAGAAGTGGAGGCAGTGACCGCGCTGGCATCGCTGTCTGTGGGCATCCTGGCGGAAGAGAG gtcctcagagcggctggtggaggAGGAAGAACCTATGAATCTCTGA
- the HDAC7 gene encoding histone deacetylase 7 isoform X3, which produces MHSPGTDGTQVSPGTHSPRPPGAGHLISGADTPGPQPQPMDLRVGQRPPVEPAPEPTLLALQHSQRLHQHLFLAGLQQQQQQRAVAPLRLSMDTPMPELQVGQQEQELRQLLNKDKSKRSAIASSVVKQKLAEVILKKQQAALERTVHPSSPSIPYRTLESLEPDGATRTMLSGFLPPVPSLPSDPPEHFPLRKTVSEPNLKLRYKPKKSLERRKNPLLRKESAPPSLRRRPAETLGDSSPSSCSTPASGCSSPNDSEHGPSAILGPEALLGQRLRLQETSLAPFALLPAITLGLPAPARADADRRTHPTLGPRGPVLGSPHTPLFLPSGLEPEVGGTLPSRLQPILLLDPSVSHAPLLTVPGFGPLPFHVAQSLLTTERLSGSGLHWPLSRTRSEPLPPSTTAPSPLGPLQPLLEQLKPHVQLIKRPAKPSEKPRLRQIPSAEDLETDGGSGGQVGGDSLEHRESNQGQPEARRPLPLHPHQQVFLWEQQQQQQQRLAGRLPRGGPGDSVLLPLAQGGHRPLSRTQSSPAAPVSLPAPEPASQARSLPSSDTPSRSLPFTTGLVYDSVMLKHQCSCGDNSRHPEHAGRIQSIWSRLQERGLRGQCECLRGQKASLEELQSVHSERHVLLYGTNPLSRLKLDNGKLAGLLAQRMFVMLPCGGVGVDTDTIWNELHSSNAARWAAGSVTDLAFKVASRELKNGFAVVRPPGHHADHSTAMGFCFFNSVAIACRQLQQQGKASKILIVDWDVHHGNGTQQTFYQDPSVLYISLHRHDDGNFFPGSGAVDEVGAGSGEGFNVNVAWTGGLDPPMGDPEYLAAFRMVVMPIAREFSPDLVLVSAGFDAAEGHLPPLGGYHVSAKCFGYMTQQLMNLAGGAVVLALEGGHDLTAICDASEACVSALLGNKVDPLTEEGWKQKPNLNAIRSLEAVIRVHSKYWSCMQRLASCPEAWVPRVPRADPEEVEAVTALASLSVGILAEERSSERLVEEEEPMNL; this is translated from the exons ATGGGACCCAGGTGAGCCCGGGCACCCACTCTCCCAGACCGCCTGGTGCAG GCCACCTCATTTCCGGTGCAGACACGCCAggccctcagccccagcccatggATCTGCGGGTGGGCCAGCGGCCCCCCGTGGAGCCTGCTCCGGAGCCCACCCTGCTGGCCCTGCAGCACTCCCAGCGCCTGCACCAGCACCTCTTCCTCGCCGGcctgcaacagcagcagcagcagcgtgcCGTGGCACCCCTGAGG CTCTCCATGGATACACCGATGCCTGAGCTGCAGGTGGGGCAGCAGGAGCAGGAACTGCGGCAGCTTCTCAATAAGGACAAGAGCAAGCGGA GTGCCAtagccagcagtgtggtgaagcagaagCTGGCCGAAGTGATTCTTAAGAAGCAGCAGGCAGCACTAGAGAGAACCGTGCACCCCAGTAGCCCTAGCATTCCGTACAG AACGCTTGAGTCCTTGGAGCCCGATGGGGCCACCCGCACCATGCTCAGCGGCTTTCTGCCTCCCGTGCCCAGCCTGCCCAGTGACCCCCCAGAGCACTTCCCGCTGCGCAAGACAG TCTCTGAGCCCAACCTGAAGCTGCGCTACAAGCCCAAGAAGTCCCTGGAGCGGAGGAAGAACCCGCTCCTGCGGAAGGAGAGCGCTCCCCCCAGTCTGCGAAGGAGGCCCGCGGAGACCCTTGGGG acTCCTCCCCCAGCAGCTGCAGCACACCCGCGTCGGGGTGCAGCTCGCCCAACGACAGTGAGCACGGCCCCAGtgccatcctgggccctgag GCGCTCTTGGGCCAGAGGCTGCGGCTGCAGGAGACCTCTTTGGCCCCGTTCGCCTTGCTGCCCGCAATCACTCTGGGGCTGCCCGCCCCTGCCAGG GCTGATGCGGATCGCAGGACTCATCCAACCCTAGGGCCCAGGGGGCCGGTTCTGGGGAGCCCCCATActcccctctttcttccctctggTCTGGAGCCCGAAGTTGGGGGCACCTTGCCGTCACGTCTACAGCCCATTCTCCTCTTGGACCCCTCTGTCTCCCACGCCCCGCTGCTGACTG TGCCCGGGTTTGGGCCCCTGCCCTTCCACGTGGCCCAGTCCTTACTGACCACCGAGCGGCTCTCTGGGTCAGGCCTCCACTGGCCGCTGAGCCGGACCCGCTCAGAACCCCTGCCCCCCAGCACCACCGCCCCCTCACCGCTGGGCCCCCTGCAGCCCCTCCTGGAGCAGCTCAAACCTCACGTCCAGCTGATCAAG agGCCGGCCAAGCCGAGTGAGAAGCCCCGACTGCGGCAGATTCCCTCTGCTGAGGACCTAGAGACAGATGGTGGGTCCGGGGGCCAGGTGGGAGGCGACAgcctggaacacagggaatccaaccaAGGGCAGCCGGAGGCCAGACGCCCCCTTCCCCTTCATCCCCACCAGCAG GTGTTCCTctgggagcagcagcagcagcagcagcagcgactGGCAGGGCGGCTGCCCCGGGGAGGGCCTGGGGACTCCGTGCTGCTTCCACTGGCCCAGGGTGGACACCGGCCCCTGTCCCGCACTCAGTCTTCCCCCGCTGCGCCCGTCTCACTGCCAGCCCCAGAGCCTGCCAGCCAGGCCCGCAGCCTTCCCAGCTCAGACACCCCCAGCAGGAGCCTGCCCTTCACCACGG GGCTGGTCTATGACTCGGTGATGCTGAAGCACCAGTGCTCCTGCGGGGACAACAGCAGGCACCCTGAGCATGCAGGGCGCATCCAGAGCATCTGGTCCCGGCTGCAGGAGCGGGGGCTCCGGGGCCAGTGCGAG TGTCTCCGCGGCCAGAAGGCCTCCCTGGAGGAGCTGCAGTCGGTCCACTCCGAGAGGCATGTGCTCCTCTACGGGACCAACCCGCTCAGCCGCCTCAAACTGGACAACGGGAAGCTGGCAG GGCTCCTGGCACAGCGGATGTTTGTGATGCTGCCCTGTGGCGGGGTTGGG GTGGACACGGACACCATCTGGAATGAGCTACACTCGTCCAATGCAGCCCGCTGGGCCGCCGGCAGCGTCACGGACCTCGCCTTCAAAGTGGCCTCCCGGGAGCTAAAG AACGGTTTTGCTGTGGTACGGCCCCCAGGACACCATGCAGACCATTCCACAGCCAT GGGCTTCTGCTTCTTCAATTCAGTGGCCATCGCCTGTCGGCAGCTGCAGCAACAGGGCAAGGCTAGCAAGATCCTCATCGTGGACTGG GACGTTCACCATGGCAACGGCACCCAGCAGACCTTCTACCAAGACCCCAGTGTGCTCTATATCTCGCTGCATCGTCATGACGACGGCAACTTCTTCCCCGGCAGTGGGGCTGTGGATGAG GTGGGGGCTGGCAGCGGCGAGGGCTTCAATGTCAATGTGGCCTGGACTGGAGGTCTAGATCCCCCCATGGGGGACCCTGAATACCTGGCTGCCTTCAG GATGGTCGTGATGCCCATTGCCCGGGAGTTCTCTCCAGACCTGGTCCTGGTGTCAGCTGGGTTTGACGCTGCCGAGGGCCACCTGCCCCCGCTGGGTGGCTACCACGTGTCTGCCAAAT GCTTTGGATACATGACGCAGCAGCTGATGAACTTGGCGGGAGGCGCGGTGGTGTTGGCCTTGGAGGGTGGCCATGACCTCACTGCCATCTGTGATGCCTCGGAGGCCTGCGTGTCCGCTCTCCTGGGCAACAAG GTGGACCCCCTGACTGAAGAAGGCTGGAAACAGAAACCCAACCTCAACGCCATCCGCTCCCTGGAAGCTGTGATCCGGGTGCACA GTAAGTACTGGAGTTGCATGCAGCGCCTGGCCTCCTGTCCAGAAGCCTGGGTGCCCAGGGTGCCCAGGGCAGACCCAGAAGAAGTGGAGGCAGTGACCGCGCTGGCATCGCTGTCTGTGGGCATCCTGGCGGAAGAGAG gtcctcagagcggctggtggaggAGGAAGAACCTATGAATCTCTGA
- the HDAC7 gene encoding histone deacetylase 7 isoform X2, translated as MTLPCVNMDVCSGPLCMPVCARSDGTQVSPGTHSPRPPGAGHLISGADTPGPQPQPMDLRVGQRPPVEPAPEPTLLALQHSQRLHQHLFLAGLQQQQQQRAVAPLRLSMDTPMPELQVGQQEQELRQLLNKDKSKRTSSVVKQKLAEVILKKQQAALERTVHPSSPSIPYRTLESLEPDGATRTMLSGFLPPVPSLPSDPPEHFPLRKTVSEPNLKLRYKPKKSLERRKNPLLRKESAPPSLRRRPAETLGDSSPSSCSTPASGCSSPNDSEHGPSAILGPEALLGQRLRLQETSLAPFALLPAITLGLPAPARADADRRTHPTLGPRGPVLGSPHTPLFLPSGLEPEVGGTLPSRLQPILLLDPSVSHAPLLTVPGFGPLPFHVAQSLLTTERLSGSGLHWPLSRTRSEPLPPSTTAPSPLGPLQPLLEQLKPHVQLIKRPAKPSEKPRLRQIPSAEDLETDGGSGGQVGGDSLEHRESNQGQPEARRPLPLHPHQQVFLWEQQQQQQQRLAGRLPRGGPGDSVLLPLAQGGHRPLSRTQSSPAAPVSLPAPEPASQARSLPSSDTPSRSLPFTTGLVYDSVMLKHQCSCGDNSRHPEHAGRIQSIWSRLQERGLRGQCECLRGQKASLEELQSVHSERHVLLYGTNPLSRLKLDNGKLAGLLAQRMFVMLPCGGVGVDTDTIWNELHSSNAARWAAGSVTDLAFKVASRELKNGFAVVRPPGHHADHSTAMGFCFFNSVAIACRQLQQQGKASKILIVDWDVHHGNGTQQTFYQDPSVLYISLHRHDDGNFFPGSGAVDEVGAGSGEGFNVNVAWTGGLDPPMGDPEYLAAFRMVVMPIAREFSPDLVLVSAGFDAAEGHLPPLGGYHVSAKCFGYMTQQLMNLAGGAVVLALEGGHDLTAICDASEACVSALLGNKVDPLTEEGWKQKPNLNAIRSLEAVIRVHSKYWSCMQRLASCPEAWVPRVPRADPEEVEAVTALASLSVGILAEERSSERLVEEEEPMNL; from the exons ATGGGACCCAGGTGAGCCCGGGCACCCACTCTCCCAGACCGCCTGGTGCAG GCCACCTCATTTCCGGTGCAGACACGCCAggccctcagccccagcccatggATCTGCGGGTGGGCCAGCGGCCCCCCGTGGAGCCTGCTCCGGAGCCCACCCTGCTGGCCCTGCAGCACTCCCAGCGCCTGCACCAGCACCTCTTCCTCGCCGGcctgcaacagcagcagcagcagcgtgcCGTGGCACCCCTGAGG CTCTCCATGGATACACCGATGCCTGAGCTGCAGGTGGGGCAGCAGGAGCAGGAACTGCGGCAGCTTCTCAATAAGGACAAGAGCAAGCGGA ccagcagtgtggtgaagcagaagCTGGCCGAAGTGATTCTTAAGAAGCAGCAGGCAGCACTAGAGAGAACCGTGCACCCCAGTAGCCCTAGCATTCCGTACAG AACGCTTGAGTCCTTGGAGCCCGATGGGGCCACCCGCACCATGCTCAGCGGCTTTCTGCCTCCCGTGCCCAGCCTGCCCAGTGACCCCCCAGAGCACTTCCCGCTGCGCAAGACAG TCTCTGAGCCCAACCTGAAGCTGCGCTACAAGCCCAAGAAGTCCCTGGAGCGGAGGAAGAACCCGCTCCTGCGGAAGGAGAGCGCTCCCCCCAGTCTGCGAAGGAGGCCCGCGGAGACCCTTGGGG acTCCTCCCCCAGCAGCTGCAGCACACCCGCGTCGGGGTGCAGCTCGCCCAACGACAGTGAGCACGGCCCCAGtgccatcctgggccctgag GCGCTCTTGGGCCAGAGGCTGCGGCTGCAGGAGACCTCTTTGGCCCCGTTCGCCTTGCTGCCCGCAATCACTCTGGGGCTGCCCGCCCCTGCCAGG GCTGATGCGGATCGCAGGACTCATCCAACCCTAGGGCCCAGGGGGCCGGTTCTGGGGAGCCCCCATActcccctctttcttccctctggTCTGGAGCCCGAAGTTGGGGGCACCTTGCCGTCACGTCTACAGCCCATTCTCCTCTTGGACCCCTCTGTCTCCCACGCCCCGCTGCTGACTG TGCCCGGGTTTGGGCCCCTGCCCTTCCACGTGGCCCAGTCCTTACTGACCACCGAGCGGCTCTCTGGGTCAGGCCTCCACTGGCCGCTGAGCCGGACCCGCTCAGAACCCCTGCCCCCCAGCACCACCGCCCCCTCACCGCTGGGCCCCCTGCAGCCCCTCCTGGAGCAGCTCAAACCTCACGTCCAGCTGATCAAG agGCCGGCCAAGCCGAGTGAGAAGCCCCGACTGCGGCAGATTCCCTCTGCTGAGGACCTAGAGACAGATGGTGGGTCCGGGGGCCAGGTGGGAGGCGACAgcctggaacacagggaatccaaccaAGGGCAGCCGGAGGCCAGACGCCCCCTTCCCCTTCATCCCCACCAGCAG GTGTTCCTctgggagcagcagcagcagcagcagcagcgactGGCAGGGCGGCTGCCCCGGGGAGGGCCTGGGGACTCCGTGCTGCTTCCACTGGCCCAGGGTGGACACCGGCCCCTGTCCCGCACTCAGTCTTCCCCCGCTGCGCCCGTCTCACTGCCAGCCCCAGAGCCTGCCAGCCAGGCCCGCAGCCTTCCCAGCTCAGACACCCCCAGCAGGAGCCTGCCCTTCACCACGG GGCTGGTCTATGACTCGGTGATGCTGAAGCACCAGTGCTCCTGCGGGGACAACAGCAGGCACCCTGAGCATGCAGGGCGCATCCAGAGCATCTGGTCCCGGCTGCAGGAGCGGGGGCTCCGGGGCCAGTGCGAG TGTCTCCGCGGCCAGAAGGCCTCCCTGGAGGAGCTGCAGTCGGTCCACTCCGAGAGGCATGTGCTCCTCTACGGGACCAACCCGCTCAGCCGCCTCAAACTGGACAACGGGAAGCTGGCAG GGCTCCTGGCACAGCGGATGTTTGTGATGCTGCCCTGTGGCGGGGTTGGG GTGGACACGGACACCATCTGGAATGAGCTACACTCGTCCAATGCAGCCCGCTGGGCCGCCGGCAGCGTCACGGACCTCGCCTTCAAAGTGGCCTCCCGGGAGCTAAAG AACGGTTTTGCTGTGGTACGGCCCCCAGGACACCATGCAGACCATTCCACAGCCAT GGGCTTCTGCTTCTTCAATTCAGTGGCCATCGCCTGTCGGCAGCTGCAGCAACAGGGCAAGGCTAGCAAGATCCTCATCGTGGACTGG GACGTTCACCATGGCAACGGCACCCAGCAGACCTTCTACCAAGACCCCAGTGTGCTCTATATCTCGCTGCATCGTCATGACGACGGCAACTTCTTCCCCGGCAGTGGGGCTGTGGATGAG GTGGGGGCTGGCAGCGGCGAGGGCTTCAATGTCAATGTGGCCTGGACTGGAGGTCTAGATCCCCCCATGGGGGACCCTGAATACCTGGCTGCCTTCAG GATGGTCGTGATGCCCATTGCCCGGGAGTTCTCTCCAGACCTGGTCCTGGTGTCAGCTGGGTTTGACGCTGCCGAGGGCCACCTGCCCCCGCTGGGTGGCTACCACGTGTCTGCCAAAT GCTTTGGATACATGACGCAGCAGCTGATGAACTTGGCGGGAGGCGCGGTGGTGTTGGCCTTGGAGGGTGGCCATGACCTCACTGCCATCTGTGATGCCTCGGAGGCCTGCGTGTCCGCTCTCCTGGGCAACAAG GTGGACCCCCTGACTGAAGAAGGCTGGAAACAGAAACCCAACCTCAACGCCATCCGCTCCCTGGAAGCTGTGATCCGGGTGCACA GTAAGTACTGGAGTTGCATGCAGCGCCTGGCCTCCTGTCCAGAAGCCTGGGTGCCCAGGGTGCCCAGGGCAGACCCAGAAGAAGTGGAGGCAGTGACCGCGCTGGCATCGCTGTCTGTGGGCATCCTGGCGGAAGAGAG gtcctcagagcggctggtggaggAGGAAGAACCTATGAATCTCTGA